One window of the Benincasa hispida cultivar B227 chromosome 3, ASM972705v1, whole genome shotgun sequence genome contains the following:
- the LOC120073098 gene encoding uncharacterized protein LOC120073098, protein MGSMSGKFASLRNLLVRVLLFSILVIVGRFAYIVTIAGESCSIGDFCFFSLPENFNFMIAGGGGRAGSAALFTDNADPRVIGPPRPDLYSSEDWIKTVQFYSSVFQDLITEGYLSPNSKSLCIETPGGADVSALKEIGVSDSVGIFKKASKPLVIKGEAHRIPFEGNTFDFVFSGGGRLDISRRPHDFASEIARILKPEGFAVVHVSAKDTYSFNSFVDLFNCCKILKSKDIDIVLPSMPFTREYVLKKEYRILENGLQKLDGNGDGDFYKNCSVPGYKLALVRNAEPLILEEPLKPWLTLKRNIQNIKYLPSMAEISFKNRYVYVDVGARSYGSSIGSWFKKQYPKQNKTFEVYAIEADQTFHEQYKSKKGVTLLPYAAWVRNETLAFEINKDPAQEKEDKGGSRGMGRIQPVQSSSKFDGEVNQIQGFDFANWLKNTVSEKDFVVLKMDVEGTEFELIPRLFETGAICLIDEMFLECHYNRWQRCCPGQRSTKYEKTYSQCIDLLASLRQSGVLVHQWW, encoded by the coding sequence ATGGGATCCATGTCAGGGAAGTTCGCTTCTCTGAGAAACCTTCTGGTCCGAGTGcttctcttctctattcttgTGATTGTCGGTCGATTCGCCTATATTGTGACCATTGCCGGAGAATCTTGTAGCATCGGCGACTTCTGTTTCTTCTCTTTGCctgaaaatttcaatttcatgaTCGCCGGCGGCGGTGGTCGTGCCGGAAGTGCGGCTTTGTTCACGGACAATGCCGATCCTCGCGTCATCGGGCCTCCTCGTCCGGATCTGTATTCGAGTGAAGACTGGATCAAGACCGTCCAGTTTTACTCCTCCGTTTTCCAAGATCTCATTACCGAGGGCTACTTATCCCCCAATTCGAAATCGTTGTGCATTGAAACCCCTGGCGGAGCTGATGTGTCGGCTTTGAAGGAGATCGGCGTTTCGGATTCGGTCGGGATTTTCAAGAAGGCGTCGAAGCCTCTTGTGATTAAGGGCGAGGCTCATCGGATTCCATTCGAGGGTAATACCTTTGACTTCGTGTTCTCCGGCGGAGGTCGATTGGATATTTCCCGTCGGCCGCATGATTTTGCTTCGGAGATTGCTCGGATACTGAAACCCGAAGGGTTTGCGGTGGTCCATGTGAGTGCTAAAGATACGTATAGTTTCAATTCATTTGTTGATTTATTCAATTGCTGCAAGATACTTAAATCAAAAGATATAGATATTGTTCTTCCATCAATGCCTTTTACTCGTGAATATGTATTGAAGAAAGAGTATAGAATTCTGGAAAATGGGTTGCAGAAACTGGATGGAAATGGAGATGGAGATTTTTACAAGAATTGCTCTGTTCCTGGGTATAAGCTAGCTTTGGTACGAAATGCTGAGCCACTGATATTGGAGGAGCCATTGAAGCCATGGTTAACTTTAAAGAGAAATATACAGAACATCAAGTATTTGCCATCAATGGCCGAAATTAGCTTCAAAAATAGGTATGTCTATGTGGATGTTGGAGCTAGAAGTTACGGCTCCAGCATTGGGAGTTGGTTCAAAAAGCAATATCCAAAGCAGAACAAAACCTTTGAAGTTTATGCCATTGAAGCTGATCAAACCTTTCATGAACAGTATAAATCAAAGAAAGGAGTGACATTGTTGCCTTATGCTGCTTGGGTGAGGAATGAGACATTGGCTTTTGAGATCAACAAAGACCCAGCTCAGGAGAAGGAAGATAAAGGAGGCAGCAGAGGGATGGGCAGGATTCAACCGGTCCAATCTTCGAGCAAGTTCGATGGTGAGGTGAATCAGATTCAAGGGTTTGATTTTGCCAATTGGTTGAAGAACACAGTATCAGAAAAGGATTTCGTGGTGTTGAAGATGGACGTGGAAGGAACCGAGTTTGAATTGATTCCGAGACTCTTTGAGACGGGAGCGATTTGTTTGATAGATGAGATGTTTCTTGAATGTCATTACAATAGGTGGCAGAGGTGTTGTCCTGGGCAAAGGAGTACAAAGTATGAGAAAACATATTCTCAATGCATAGATTTATTAGCATCTCTCAGACAAAGTGGAGTTCTGGTTCACCAATGGTggtaa
- the LOC120073099 gene encoding probable protein phosphatase 2C 65 — MGACCTKDYMYGGGYMTYDKDERDSNGADGEEVRRGDDGATIRLRGSSVFTSMFTQRGRKGINQDAMTVWEDFSGEKDLVFCGVFDGHGPSGHRVARHARDVFPTKLAKAIKKQLSQPENGVVSEAFVEPDNNGGNQRNRLVSKWEAALEESFKEFDQELSLDSSIDCFCSGTTAVTIIKQGENLVVANLGDSRAVLCTRGDKHQQIPIQLTVDQKPNIPCEAERIKNCQGRIIAEKEEPDIYRVWVPDADYPGLAMSRSLGDFCLKDYGLISTPQVSYRKLTRKDEFIVIATDGIWDVLTNKQVINIVASARNRSMAAKLVVKLAVREWKRRFPGSMIDDCAVICLFFKNPPLLTKSMTSVGRRNVRSHPELTVSRSCRSMGIDRKRGRDEEEGGPVKRDCCSKEDRKGVQGLSRANSLTRATRYTRTLSHNQRMGKFYHEVEAR, encoded by the exons ATGGGAGCCTGTTGTACAAAAGATTACATGTATGGAGGAGGGTATATGACCTATGATAAAGATGAGAGAGATTCCAATGGCGCTGACGGAGAAGAGGTTCGACGTGGTGACGATGGCGCCACCATTCGACTCCGTGGATCCTCTGTGTTCACATCAATGTTCACTCAACGAGGAAGAAAAGGAATCAATCAAGATGCAATGACAGTTTGGGag GATTTCTCAGGGGAGAAAGATTTGGTGTTTTGTGGAGTTTTTGATGGTCATGGTCCATCTGGTCATAGGGTTGCTCGCCATGCACGAGACGTGTTTCCCACGAAGCTCGCCAAAGCAATCAAGAAGCAGCTATCTCAACCTGAAAATGGGGTGGTTTCTGAAGCTTTTGTTGAACCAGATAACAATGGTGGAAACCAACGAAATCGATTGGTTTCGAAATGGGAAGCTGCTCTTGAAGAATCTTTCAAAGAATTTGATCAAGAACTCAGCTTGGATTCATCTATTGATTGTTTCTGTAGTGGAACAACAGCCGTGACCATTATCAAACAG GGAGAAAATTTGGTGGTTGCAAACTTAGGTGACTCCCGGGCGGTTCTATGCACCAGAGGAGACAAACATCAACAAATTCCTATCCAATTAACAGTTGACCAGAAACCAAATATTCCAT GCGAAGcagaaagaataaagaattgcCAAGGCAGAATCATAGCAGAAAAAGAAGAACCAGATATATACAGAGTATGGGTACCAGATGCAGATTACCCAGGTCTAGCCATGTCAAGATCTTTGGGAGACTTTTGCCTTAAGGATTACGGTCTCATCTCAACCCCTCAAGTTTCCTACAGAAAGCTCACCAGAAAAGACGAGTTCATCGTTATAGCAACAGATGGG ATatgggatgtgttgacaaacAAGCAAGTGATCAACATAGTTGCTTCAGCAAGGAATCGGTCCATGGCAGCGAAATTAGTAGTGAAACTAGCAGTTCGAGAATGGAAACGGCGATTTCCAGGGTCGATGATCGATGACTGTGCAGTGATTTGCTTGTTCTTCAAGAACCCACCATTGTTAACGAAATCAATGACGAGTGTGGGGCGGAGGAATGTGAGAAGCCATCCAGAACTTACGGTTTCAAGAAGCTGTAGATCAATGGGGATTGATAGAAAAAGAGGAAGAGACGAAGAAGAAGGTGGGCCTGTGAAAAGAGATTGCTGTTCAAAGGAAGATCGGAAAGGTGTACAAGGGCTAAGCAGAGCAAATTCACTGACGAGGGCTACTCGATATACGAGGACTTTGAGCCATAATCAGAGAATGGGGAAGTTTTATCATGAAGTTGAAGCACGTTAA